ACGTCCCGTGCGAGAACTGCCGCGAAGGGGTCAGATTCATCCCGGTCGGGCTGATCGACGTCGCCGGGCTTGTCCCGGAGGCGCACCTGGGGAGAGGGCTTGGGAACCAGTTCCTCGATAACCTCCGGCAGGCGGACGCGATCCTCCAGGTCGTCGATGCGAGCGGCTCGACGGATGCCGAGGGGAACCCGATCGATATCGGTTCGCGCGACCCCGTGAAGGACATCGAGTTTCTCCAGTACGAGATGTCGATGTGGATGTACGGCATCCTCTCGCGGAACTGGGCGAAGCTCCTGCGGCAGGCCCAGGCAAGGGACTTCTCCCTCGCTGCCGCGATAGCGGAGGTCTTCGCCGGGCTCGGCGTAACCTACGAGCACATCCGCGACGCCACGGATGCGGTCGGGATAGAACTCCGGACCGCCGGGGAGGAGGATCTGATCCGGTTCTGCCGGGAGCTGATGCTCATCAGCAAACCGATGCTGATCGTCGGGAACAAGGCCGACCAGGCCCCGAAGGAGTGCCTTGATAGGCTCGCAGCGCACGACGTCATCTTTGCGAGCGCGGCGGGAGAACTCGCCATCCGCATGGCCGCTGAAGGGAAGTTCATCAATTACCTTCCCGGAGATACGAGTTTCACCGTGAGCCCTGAGGCGAAGCTCAGCGCCGCGCAGCGCGCCGGGCTGCAGAAGATTGCGGACTTCATGCAGGTGTTCGGCGGCACC
This portion of the Methanoculleus caldifontis genome encodes:
- a CDS encoding redox-regulated ATPase YchF, which produces MITLAIAGKPNCGKSTFFRAATLAQAEIANYPFTTIDANHGVAYVRTACPCREMNVPCENCREGVRFIPVGLIDVAGLVPEAHLGRGLGNQFLDNLRQADAILQVVDASGSTDAEGNPIDIGSRDPVKDIEFLQYEMSMWMYGILSRNWAKLLRQAQARDFSLAAAIAEVFAGLGVTYEHIRDATDAVGIELRTAGEEDLIRFCRELMLISKPMLIVGNKADQAPKECLDRLAAHDVIFASAAGELAIRMAAEGKFINYLPGDTSFTVSPEAKLSAAQRAGLQKIADFMQVFGGTGVQKALDAAIFELLDRIVVFPVEDENKLTDGKGRVLPDAFLMKRGSTPRDLAFQVHTDIGEGFLYAIDAKTGMRVKDTHELKNGDIIKIVSVRK